Genomic DNA from Paenibacillus donghaensis:
CTTTTACCGCGCTGCTGACTTTCACAACTACGCCTGGCAAGCTCAATCAAGGCCTGGAGGGCATTCTTGCACCCTTCAAGAAGTTGGGTCTGTCGCCGGATCGGATCACGCTGATGATCAGCATTGCCCTGCGCTTCATTCCAACCATTCTCGAAGAAGCGCAGACGATTATGAAGGCCCAAGCCTCGCGGGGGGCTGATCTGCAGGAGCTGCCGCTGAAGGAGAAGGGAAGGCTGCTGGTTTCCTTGCTGGTCCCGGTGATTGCCGGTGCCTTCCGGCGGGCGCAGGACCTGGTCTACTCCATGGAAGCCCGCGGCTTCCGCATGGATGCTCCGCGCAGCCGGTATCATACTCCGAAATGGGGCGGGACGGATACTGTTTTTATCTGCCTGTTCGTGGGGATAGGTATCGCTGTAGCGTTATTATAAAAGGTACTCAAGTTGTAATTTAGTAGGGGGAAACAGTAATGGCACGTTATTTTAATGGTAAAGAGGTTGAATTGCTCGCTCCGGCGGGGACATTTGAAATCTTCAAAGAAGTGATTGCTTCCGGTTGTGATGCGGTCTATTTCGGCGGTCCGGTGCTAAATATGCGGATGATGCGCAAGGGTTACAACCTTTCTCATGAGGAAATTGTCCAGGCCCTAGATATAGCTCATCGGCTGGACAAAAAGGTATATATCACCGTCAACAACCTCTTCAGCGAAGAGGATGTGGAAGAAGCCAAGGAATATCTGCGTTTCCTGGACGGGGTGCGTCCGGATGCGCTGATTGTGCAGGATATGGCTGTACTGGAGCTGATCCGTGAGCTGGATCTCACCCTGTCTGTGCATGCTTCGGTGATGATGAACGTGCACAACCTGGAGATGATTCATGCGCTTGGGGAGCTTGGCGTCAGCCGGGTAGTCACCTCGCGTGAAATGGATCTGCAGACTGCGAAGCTGCTGGGACAGCGCAGCGGCATGGAGCTGGAATATTTCATTCATGGGGATATGTGCTCGGTGCACGGGGCGAATTGCTACTTCAGCTCCCAGGTCTTCGGCATGAGCAGCAACCGGGGCAAATGTATGAAGCCTTGCCGCTGGGATTACCGGATCAAGAAGGACGGGTATGTCTTCCCAGCCGAATATCCGCTGGCTGTCAAAGATATGTCTATGTATGAGCATCTGCCTGAGCTGATTGAGTCGGGAATTACCTCATTCAAAATCGAAGGCCGGATGCGGGATAAAGAATTTATTGTATCACTGGTGAACAGCTACGGCGCTGCAATTGACCGTTACATCGCAGACCCGATCGGATTCGATCGTACAGTGGATTCCAAGGCCTTGTACCGCAGCCGGAAACGCGATTTCTCCACAGCGTATGCTTTTGGCAAACCGGGATTGTCCAATATTAACCGCCGTTATGAGGGGACAGGCAAATTCTACAGTACAGGCAAGGTATTCAGTACACCGACCGCAGAGCGGGAGCTATCAGAGCAGCGTGTGGCGGAACTGCGGGAACGGCTGTCACGGGACAGACGTGTAGGGCAGCATAAGCCGGAGCTTGCCGTACGTGTGAACAACATGGAGCAGGCGCGACTGGTGCTGGAGCTGGGCGTGGAGAATCTGTATCTGCCAGGCGATGTGTTTGAGCCGGACCGTCCGTTCTCGAAGGCGGATATTCAGGAGCTGGGTGAGCGTAAGGGCGAGACCAAACTGTACCTTGGCATGCCGCGGATGATGACAGAGCTGCATTTTGACCAATATGATCAGCTGCTGAGCGGAGAACGCCTGCCGATTGACGGACTGCTGGTGACCAATCTGGGGGCAATCCGCCGCTATAGAACCTCGGGATATCCGATGATAGGCGATGCCAGCCTTAACGTATACAACCATCTTTCAGCTGCACTCTATACAGGCCTGGGAGTAGAGCGGCTTACAGTATCACCGGAAATGACGATGGAGCACTTTGCCGAGTTCACCGCCCATTATGACGGTCCGCTGGAGGTTGTTGTTCATGGCACACCAGCGCTGATGTACATGGAGCATGACCTGTATGAGAACACCGAAGTGATGGAGCCGATTGCCGAAGAGGACAACCTGTATGCTCCGAGAGGAGTGCTGGTACTGAAGACCGACAAAGGTGAGAATCCCGTATACCGTGACCAGCATGGCCGCTGCCATCTGCTGTTTGCCAAGGAGTTATGCTTCCTGCCGATGCTGGGAGAGATGAGTGGGCGGGGGATATCCAGCTTCCGGATTGAAGCGGCTACCTATACCGTGGATCAGCTGGAACAGATCATCAAAGCGTATCAGCACAAGCTGGACGGTGGTGCGGAAGAGAAAGACCTGCTGGGTGGAATGAAACCTCTGTACGCAGGATATACGCTGGGCGCATTGCAATTCAATTAATTAAATTTTAAATATATACGCGACTTGAAAAAGGATATTTTTACGCGATACTAAGTTATTATTTTCACAATCCATCAGACTCTATCCAAGATATAACCATCAGGTTTATGATGGAAGCAAGGAAAGTGAGGCATTCTACATGAAAACTGAACTCTTTATCGGGCGCACGCAGGTTGAGGCGAAGCGGCAGCAATATTTCTATCCTTGTACACAGCATTTCTACCGCAATTCTCCCCAGCTGGTGCGCGGCTCCATGCAATATGTATATGATGAGCTGGGAAAAGAGTACACCGACTTCTTCGCCGGTGTCTCCGTGGTCGCCTGCGGTCACTGCAATCCGGCTATTACCTCGCGGACAATCGCGCAGCTGCAGCAGCTGCAGCATACCACAACCGTCTATCTGACCCAGCCTGCCGTAGATCTGGCAGAGCGGCTGGAAGAGGTGCTGCCGGGTGATCTGCGACGGACCTTTTTCGTAAACAGCGGCTCTGAGGCCAATGAAGGCGCGCTGCTGCTGGCCCGGATGCATACCGGCCGCAAAGGCTTCATTGCCCTGGAGAGCGGTCTGCACGGACGGACCAATCTGACCATGAGCGTAACCGGCCTGCCGATGTGGCGGACCGATAAATATCTGGATAAGGACGTGGTGTTTATCCCGCGGCCGTACCAGGAGGATCTAAGCCTGGAGGAAGCAGCTTCCTTGTCGCTGGAATCACTGGAGCGGGTGCTTGAAGAGAAGGGCCATACGATCGCAGCCATGATTGTAGAGCCGATCCAGGGCAATGGCGGAATGATTATGCCTGCGCCGGATTACTTCCGGCAGGTCAAGGTGCTGCTGGAAAGATACGGCGTGCTGCTGATTGCCGATGAGATTCAGACCGGCTTCGGCCGGACCGGCCGGATGTTCGCCATGGAGCATTACGGCGTGACCGCCGATATCGTCAGCATGGCCAAAGCGCTGGGCAATGGGGTACCGGTAGCGGCCTTTGCCACCACGGACGAGATTGCGCTCTCGCTGAACCGGCCTTCCGCTTCGACCTTTGGTGGCAATCCCGTATCAGCGGCCACAGCACTGGCTGTGCTGGATTATATCCGCGATCAGCAGCTGCCGGAACGGGCAGCACAGCTCGGAGAGCGACTGAAAGCCGGACTGCTGGAACTTCAGCAGCGTTATCCGGCAGTAATCTCCCATGTGCGCGGAACGGGTCTGATGCTGGGTGCCGAGCTGTCCGGGGCGTCCGCTGATCAAGCGGCTCAGCTCACGGACCGGGTGCTGGAAGCGATGAAGGATCACGGATACCTGATCGGCAAAAACGGAATAGGACGCAACGTGCTGGCCTTCCAGCCTCCTCTGATCATTACGGAAGCCGATATTGACGGTATGCTGGGCGTACTGGATTCGGTTCTGGCGGAGGAGGACAAGACAGATGGTCCTCTATAATGTGTTCAAGCAAGCTGCCCTGAAGCTAAAAATGTTCAGCGAGCTGGTGATGTTCTCCCATACTTTATTCTCTTTACCCTTTGCTATCATCTCTATGGTATGGGCAGCCGGTGGCTGGCCTTCAGGCCATGTGATGCTCTGGGGTCTAATCGCGCTGATTGGGGCGCGCAATGGGGCCAATGCCTTCAATCGCCTGGCCGACCGTACCTTCGACCGGCTGAACCCGCGCACGGCACACCGCCACCTGCCGCAGCACCTGCTTGCGGAGAAAGAAGTGGTGCTGTTCGTTATCATCAACTATGCCATTTTCATTGTGGCTTCAGGGATGCTGAATCTGCTCTGTCTGCTGCTCTCACCGGTAGCGATTGCACTGATCTCCAGTTATTCCTATACGAAACGGTTTACTTTTCTCAGCCATCTGTATCTGGGCTTTGTGATTGCTTCTGCACCGATTGGGGCATG
This window encodes:
- a CDS encoding UbiA-like polyprenyltransferase, which encodes MVLYNVFKQAALKLKMFSELVMFSHTLFSLPFAIISMVWAAGGWPSGHVMLWGLIALIGARNGANAFNRLADRTFDRLNPRTAHRHLPQHLLAEKEVVLFVIINYAIFIVASGMLNLLCLLLSPVAIALISSYSYTKRFTFLSHLYLGFVIASAPIGAWFAVTGNIAFTPFVIGTVVMLWIAGFDIIYGTQDIEFDRRHGLWSIPSFFGLENALRIAKGLHFIMVMLLLFLYLWRDLGWIYLVGIGIATLLLMTEHKIIKPANRRMMKVASYNLNQVISMVILLCTLLDYFYL
- a CDS encoding aspartate aminotransferase family protein; the encoded protein is MKTELFIGRTQVEAKRQQYFYPCTQHFYRNSPQLVRGSMQYVYDELGKEYTDFFAGVSVVACGHCNPAITSRTIAQLQQLQHTTTVYLTQPAVDLAERLEEVLPGDLRRTFFVNSGSEANEGALLLARMHTGRKGFIALESGLHGRTNLTMSVTGLPMWRTDKYLDKDVVFIPRPYQEDLSLEEAASLSLESLERVLEEKGHTIAAMIVEPIQGNGGMIMPAPDYFRQVKVLLERYGVLLIADEIQTGFGRTGRMFAMEHYGVTADIVSMAKALGNGVPVAAFATTDEIALSLNRPSASTFGGNPVSAATALAVLDYIRDQQLPERAAQLGERLKAGLLELQQRYPAVISHVRGTGLMLGAELSGASADQAAQLTDRVLEAMKDHGYLIGKNGIGRNVLAFQPPLIITEADIDGMLGVLDSVLAEEDKTDGPL
- a CDS encoding energy-coupling factor transporter transmembrane component T family protein, producing MNEKLVIGRVIETGSWVHKLDARGKIIGMLFYVAVILMSRTWPDMALLALFSVTVMASTRIPLKYFLKAAKPLRYLMLFIFIVQLLSVKEGAVWLSLGSLNLYEGGLRLGAFSVIRMFFLITFTALLTFTTTPGKLNQGLEGILAPFKKLGLSPDRITLMISIALRFIPTILEEAQTIMKAQASRGADLQELPLKEKGRLLVSLLVPVIAGAFRRAQDLVYSMEARGFRMDAPRSRYHTPKWGGTDTVFICLFVGIGIAVALL
- a CDS encoding peptidase U32 family protein, whose protein sequence is MARYFNGKEVELLAPAGTFEIFKEVIASGCDAVYFGGPVLNMRMMRKGYNLSHEEIVQALDIAHRLDKKVYITVNNLFSEEDVEEAKEYLRFLDGVRPDALIVQDMAVLELIRELDLTLSVHASVMMNVHNLEMIHALGELGVSRVVTSREMDLQTAKLLGQRSGMELEYFIHGDMCSVHGANCYFSSQVFGMSSNRGKCMKPCRWDYRIKKDGYVFPAEYPLAVKDMSMYEHLPELIESGITSFKIEGRMRDKEFIVSLVNSYGAAIDRYIADPIGFDRTVDSKALYRSRKRDFSTAYAFGKPGLSNINRRYEGTGKFYSTGKVFSTPTAERELSEQRVAELRERLSRDRRVGQHKPELAVRVNNMEQARLVLELGVENLYLPGDVFEPDRPFSKADIQELGERKGETKLYLGMPRMMTELHFDQYDQLLSGERLPIDGLLVTNLGAIRRYRTSGYPMIGDASLNVYNHLSAALYTGLGVERLTVSPEMTMEHFAEFTAHYDGPLEVVVHGTPALMYMEHDLYENTEVMEPIAEEDNLYAPRGVLVLKTDKGENPVYRDQHGRCHLLFAKELCFLPMLGEMSGRGISSFRIEAATYTVDQLEQIIKAYQHKLDGGAEEKDLLGGMKPLYAGYTLGALQFN